One region of Mesomycoplasma ovipneumoniae genomic DNA includes:
- a CDS encoding P97 family adhesin, producing the protein MNKLSKSKTLLLVGTSGLIGIGVIGLTIGLTLNIKYNAENPRTQVNQFASRVSNLAFNLGAFHSDSDYNAVKTTLLDGNNKIKNAENALESFSFFEKKDGNLEKLDFSDSEFSDAKISYQILEILPDDANQNFKVKFQATQKLQNGDVAKSDIYEQVVSFVKESTILIAEFNFSLQQITNRLSEQVKNLVSARVSNFSDQNLTTSNPTDPSIIRPVDFQHDLNKSKDSKEFGAKISSYFPSLTNLLVQLKSSQENKLPNSIDTIFDFDFARDRSNGQFVSLQNQVPSFFLQATLTSTARQMLDSSSSFTPVVSAVKLEKSNNGSYFLDYSDFFDNLNLKNLTKTDLKSTMGNKLAVEFLAKIKSGFFSDPTQRSESAKSEILELLTDKKIPFDFGKFGQKFKNHNTSDTLKVSFDPLEAKIDATDKTKVLIPYSISVNNQFFMPSNTPLEISQKTGTLEISGLKQLENLGQLNSDIFKNRYLEGLGKENKQKQAVFDQYGLGIRSSSRKVAKEEIEALFGTSPKTNEIRNILESNYDLDFGSYVSLLDSWVGKIKHPSLSDIQRLTKDETQSTRTAGVSSIESRNFFRDGHQVASFFQDLLTKNRKTLLETVFELTKRWGLIDEESQIPQSLLNSKDNIFEEANKISLTSTPGEIKKLSFNSLWRDTEGIGFYGTLVLPTSIKNELGNKKDDSSIFDYLKSQKVMTKSNESTTNTENYAKFEKFGDVLLAFFLKAGQFDNFKAWAKLDDNLKYTLEFTKEAEQEKDAVSKQIEELGKKAEGTPNQGKKAEGAQNQGKKAEGAQNQGKKAEGAQNQGKKAEGAQNQGKKAEGAQNQGKKAEGAQNQGKKEQVLPVKFSFKLESNDGSILNVKTPDIKVFLELENDEIYKNKKEINELDKAVVQLQSQFRETSLNSSTYSSLTFPKKAEGSQNQGKKVEGAQNQGKKAEGAQNQGKKAEGAQNQGKKAEGAQNQGKKAEGAQNQGKKVEGAQNQGKADDTNSLTSYLPELGKQVDQYLSTHFKDKNYKTLVESITDSFDKTTKSLLFVLVKDGSGTGASSSSSSSSTGTQHRSTLKVRITINKSETTASTTTPTVSSSS; encoded by the coding sequence ATGAACAAATTATCAAAATCCAAGACCCTTTTGCTGGTGGGGACTTCGGGACTTATTGGAATTGGTGTTATCGGACTGACAATCGGTCTTACATTAAATATAAAATATAATGCCGAAAATCCAAGAACTCAAGTAAATCAGTTTGCATCTCGAGTTTCAAATTTGGCCTTTAATTTAGGTGCTTTTCACTCTGACTCAGATTATAATGCTGTAAAAACAACACTTTTAGATGGAAACAATAAAATTAAAAATGCCGAAAATGCTCTTGAATCCTTTTCTTTTTTTGAGAAAAAGGATGGGAATTTAGAAAAACTAGACTTTTCTGACTCAGAATTTTCTGATGCAAAAATTAGTTACCAAATTCTAGAAATTCTCCCAGATGATGCTAACCAAAATTTTAAAGTCAAATTTCAAGCTACTCAAAAATTACAAAATGGCGATGTTGCAAAATCTGACATTTATGAACAAGTTGTTTCTTTTGTCAAAGAATCAACTATTTTAATTGCCGAATTTAATTTTTCCTTACAACAAATTACCAACAGACTTAGTGAGCAAGTTAAAAATTTAGTTTCTGCTAGAGTCTCAAATTTTAGCGACCAAAATTTAACTACTTCAAATCCTACAGATCCTAGCATAATTAGACCAGTTGATTTTCAACATGACTTAAATAAATCAAAAGACTCAAAAGAATTTGGCGCAAAAATTAGCTCATATTTTCCTTCACTTACTAATTTATTAGTTCAACTCAAAAGTTCACAAGAAAACAAACTTCCAAATTCAATTGATACAATTTTTGATTTTGATTTTGCACGTGATAGGTCAAATGGTCAATTTGTTAGCCTTCAAAATCAAGTTCCTTCATTCTTTTTACAAGCAACTCTTACTTCAACTGCTAGACAAATGCTTGACTCAAGTTCAAGTTTTACACCGGTTGTAAGTGCAGTTAAATTAGAAAAAAGCAATAATGGTTCTTATTTTTTAGATTACTCAGATTTTTTTGATAATTTAAATTTGAAAAATTTAACAAAAACTGACTTAAAATCAACTATGGGCAACAAGCTTGCCGTTGAGTTTTTAGCCAAAATTAAATCTGGATTTTTTAGTGATCCAACTCAGCGCTCAGAAAGTGCAAAGTCAGAAATTTTAGAACTTTTAACTGACAAAAAAATTCCTTTTGATTTTGGAAAGTTTGGTCAAAAATTTAAAAACCACAACACAAGTGACACTCTTAAAGTTTCTTTTGATCCTTTAGAAGCAAAAATTGATGCAACTGATAAGACTAAAGTTTTAATTCCTTATTCAATTTCAGTTAATAATCAATTTTTCATGCCAAGCAATACTCCTCTCGAAATTAGTCAAAAAACTGGAACTCTAGAAATTAGCGGACTTAAACAATTAGAAAACTTAGGTCAATTAAATAGCGATATTTTTAAAAATCGCTATTTAGAAGGACTTGGAAAAGAAAACAAACAAAAACAAGCAGTTTTTGATCAATATGGACTAGGAATCAGATCATCTTCACGTAAAGTTGCAAAAGAAGAAATTGAAGCTCTTTTTGGAACCAGTCCAAAAACCAATGAAATTCGCAACATTTTAGAAAGTAATTACGATTTAGACTTTGGATCTTATGTTTCTTTATTAGACTCTTGAGTTGGAAAAATTAAACACCCAAGTTTATCAGACATTCAAAGACTAACTAAAGACGAGACTCAATCAACTAGAACTGCGGGAGTTTCAAGTATAGAATCTCGTAATTTTTTCCGTGACGGACACCAAGTTGCTAGTTTTTTCCAAGATTTACTAACAAAAAATAGAAAAACACTCCTTGAAACAGTTTTTGAACTAACCAAAAGATGAGGGCTTATTGATGAAGAAAGTCAAATACCTCAAAGTCTTTTAAATTCTAAAGACAATATTTTTGAAGAAGCAAATAAAATTAGTTTAACTTCAACTCCAGGCGAAATCAAAAAACTTTCATTCAATAGTTTATGAAGAGATACCGAAGGTATCGGTTTTTATGGAACTTTGGTTCTGCCAACAAGTATTAAAAATGAACTTGGAAACAAAAAAGATGACTCATCAATTTTTGACTATCTAAAAAGTCAAAAAGTAATGACTAAATCAAATGAGTCTACAACTAATACAGAAAATTATGCAAAATTTGAAAAATTTGGCGATGTTTTATTAGCATTTTTCCTAAAAGCTGGTCAGTTTGACAACTTTAAGGCTTGAGCAAAACTTGATGACAATTTAAAATATACACTTGAATTTACCAAAGAAGCTGAACAAGAAAAAGATGCAGTTTCTAAACAAATTGAAGAATTAGGTAAAAAAGCTGAAGGGACTCCAAACCAAGGCAAAAAAGCAGAAGGTGCACAGAACCAAGGTAAAAAAGCTGAGGGAGCTCAGAACCAAGGCAAAAAAGCTGAGGGAGCACAAAACCAAGGTAAAAAAGCAGAAGGTGCACAAAACCAAGGTAAAAAAGCTGAAGGGGCACAAAACCAAGGCAAAAAAGCTGAAGGGGCACAGAATCAAGGTAAAAAAGAGCAAGTTTTACCTGTTAAATTTAGCTTCAAACTCGAATCCAACGACGGAAGTATATTAAATGTTAAAACTCCAGATATAAAAGTATTTCTAGAACTCGAGAATGACGAAATCTATAAAAATAAAAAAGAAATTAACGAACTAGATAAAGCTGTTGTTCAACTTCAAAGCCAATTTAGAGAAACTAGTCTTAACTCAAGTACTTATTCAAGTTTAACTTTTCCAAAAAAAGCTGAAGGTTCTCAAAACCAAGGTAAAAAAGTTGAAGGAGCACAAAACCAAGGCAAAAAAGCCGAAGGAGCACAAAACCAAGGCAAAAAAGCCGAAGGAGCACAAAACCAAGGCAAAAAAGCCGAAGGAGCACAAAACCAAGGCAAAAAAGCCGAAGGAGCACAAAACCAAGGTAAAAAAGTTGAAGGTGCGCAAAATCAAGGCAAAGCTGATGACACAAATAGCCTTACAAGTTATCTTCCTGAATTAGGAAAACAAGTTGACCAATACCTCTCAACCCATTTTAAAGATAAAAATTATAAAACCCTAGTTGAATCAATTACTGACTCATTTGACAAAACTACTAAAAGTCTACTTTTTGTTTTAGTAAAAGATGGTTCTGGTACGGGCGCAAGTTCATCTTCATCTTCATCTTCAACAGGTACTCAACACAGATCAACTCTAAAAGTTAGAATTACTATTAATAAATCTGAAACTACCGCTTCAACAACAACACCAACTGTCAGTAGCAGCAGCTAA